The following coding sequences are from one Candidatus Neomarinimicrobiota bacterium window:
- a CDS encoding NADH-quinone oxidoreductase subunit M, which translates to MDWLQQHLLTLTIFVPTAGAGIILFLRESRRELIRQVALWTSLVAFVLSYFLFKGFEFTSAFQFIERAPWIPNYGISYHVGIDGISLLLVMLTSFITPVTILSSFNAIQRRVKGFMVALLVMETGMLGVFAALDLFLFYIFWEAMLIPMYLIIGIWGGENRLYASIKFVLFTMLGSLLMLVAIFSLWSQGNAQLGYPTANYLELTGLRLSHTTQIWMFLAFALSFAIKVPLFPFHTWLPDAHVEAPTAGSVILAGILLKMGGYGFLRYCLPLFPEATAQFTPLIVALAVVGIIYGALVAMAQPDMKKLVAYSSVSHLGFVVVGIFALSLQSVSGGIIQMVNHGLSTGALFLLVGIIYERTHTRQIADYGGLASRMPRYAAVFVIVTLASIGLPGLNGFVGEFLIIVGSFKTQPVAAVLAVLGVILSAIYLLWLVHRVFFGPQAGAVKVTKEAGEGWGLIDLTRREWAVMLPILVMIVMLGVYPQPFLKRIEPSVTTLVNTYQQAVAPTAAAQIEMETTLSYEEDE; encoded by the coding sequence ATGGATTGGCTTCAACAACATCTCCTGACCCTGACCATCTTTGTCCCTACCGCCGGGGCCGGGATTATTCTTTTCCTGCGCGAATCCCGGCGTGAGCTTATCCGGCAAGTGGCGCTGTGGACATCGCTGGTAGCCTTTGTTCTCTCCTACTTCCTCTTTAAGGGGTTTGAGTTCACTAGCGCATTTCAATTCATTGAGCGAGCGCCCTGGATTCCTAACTATGGCATTAGCTATCATGTCGGCATTGACGGCATCAGTCTCCTGCTGGTCATGCTCACCAGCTTCATCACCCCCGTGACCATCTTATCCTCGTTCAATGCTATCCAGCGGCGGGTCAAGGGCTTCATGGTGGCTCTGCTGGTCATGGAGACCGGTATGCTGGGCGTGTTCGCCGCCCTGGATCTGTTCCTCTTTTACATCTTCTGGGAGGCCATGCTCATCCCCATGTACCTCATCATTGGGATCTGGGGCGGTGAGAATCGGCTGTATGCCTCCATCAAGTTTGTCCTGTTCACCATGCTGGGCAGCCTTCTCATGCTGGTGGCGATTTTCAGCCTATGGAGTCAGGGCAATGCTCAGTTGGGATATCCAACCGCCAACTACCTGGAGCTGACCGGCCTGAGGCTTTCGCATACAACCCAGATCTGGATGTTCCTGGCTTTCGCTTTGAGCTTCGCCATCAAGGTGCCGCTCTTCCCGTTCCATACCTGGCTACCGGATGCCCACGTTGAGGCTCCCACCGCCGGCTCGGTCATCCTGGCCGGTATCCTGCTGAAAATGGGGGGCTACGGCTTTCTGCGCTACTGCCTGCCCCTGTTTCCGGAGGCCACCGCCCAGTTCACTCCCCTCATCGTGGCCCTCGCGGTGGTCGGGATTATTTACGGTGCCCTGGTCGCCATGGCCCAGCCGGACATGAAAAAGCTGGTGGCCTATTCCAGCGTGAGTCACCTGGGATTCGTGGTAGTGGGCATCTTCGCTCTCAGCTTACAGTCGGTGTCCGGCGGCATCATTCAGATGGTGAACCACGGCCTGTCCACCGGTGCCTTGTTCCTTCTGGTGGGAATCATCTACGAGCGGACCCACACCCGCCAGATCGCTGACTATGGTGGTCTGGCAAGCCGTATGCCCCGCTATGCGGCAGTATTTGTCATCGTAACCCTGGCCAGCATTGGCCTGCCTGGCCTGAATGGCTTCGTGGGTGAATTTCTCATCATCGTGGGGAGCTTCAAGACGCAGCCCGTGGCCGCTGTCCTGGCCGTGCTGGGCGTGATTCTTTCAGCGATATATCTGCTATGGCTAGTGCACCGAGTCTTCTTCGGCCCGCAGGCCGGGGCTGTGAAAGTCACAAAGGAAGCGGGTGAAGGCTGGGGACTAATAGATCTGACCCGCCGCGAATGGGCGGTGATGCTGCCGATCCTGGTCATGATCGTCATGTTGGGTGTCTACCCTCAGCCGTTCCTGAAGCGAATTGAACCGTCGGTAACAACTTTGGTGAACACTTACCAGCAGGCCGTCGCCCCGACAGCAGCTGCCCAGATTGAGATGGAAACCACCCTATCCTATGAGGAAGATGAGTGA
- a CDS encoding sodium:proton antiporter — protein MILLVPALALATSEEGGEHLGRILPLWSAIPFLGILLSIAIFPLMAPTFWHHHFPKVSAAWAIILAVPFLIAYRGEAFHELVHIMLVDYVPFIIVLWGLFTIGGGIALRGTLVGTPAVNTVLLLIGTLLASWVGTTGAAMLLIRPVIRANAWRKSKKHIIIFFIFLVANIGGSLTPLGDPPLLLGFIHGVPFFWTLRLVVEMAFMVIVLLVLFFLLDSYFLKRDGTPRPAIQGGEPIRLEGLHNFLFLGGIMALVLMSGMLELPEVSILGVHIPLQDIYRNLGIILVLVLSYRSTRQELRDANGFTWAPIKEVAYLFAGIFITIVPVLAMLRAGSEGALAFIINSVERPWHYFWVTGTLSSFLDNAPTYLTFFNTALGKLHLTEGEVGRFLAGNATEGELLTNLQVFETMLVAISIGAVFMGANTYIGNAPNFMVRSIAEENKIPMPSFFGYMVWSVLILLPIFVIVTFVFLR, from the coding sequence GTGATCCTGCTGGTGCCGGCTCTGGCTCTGGCAACCAGCGAGGAGGGCGGCGAACACCTGGGACGTATCCTGCCCCTGTGGAGCGCGATTCCCTTCCTGGGAATACTGCTCTCCATTGCCATTTTTCCGCTGATGGCGCCCACTTTCTGGCATCACCACTTTCCCAAAGTCTCAGCCGCCTGGGCCATCATTCTCGCGGTGCCGTTCCTCATCGCCTACCGGGGTGAAGCCTTTCACGAGCTCGTCCACATCATGCTGGTGGACTATGTTCCCTTCATCATCGTTCTCTGGGGCCTGTTTACGATCGGTGGCGGCATCGCGCTGCGCGGCACTCTCGTGGGCACTCCGGCAGTGAACACCGTCCTGCTGCTGATCGGGACCTTACTGGCCAGCTGGGTGGGCACCACCGGCGCGGCCATGCTATTGATCCGGCCGGTTATCCGGGCCAACGCTTGGCGGAAAAGCAAGAAGCACATCATCATCTTTTTCATTTTCCTGGTGGCCAATATCGGCGGCTCTCTGACTCCCCTGGGCGACCCGCCCCTGCTGCTGGGCTTCATTCATGGCGTACCCTTCTTCTGGACCCTACGGCTTGTCGTCGAGATGGCCTTTATGGTCATCGTCCTGCTGGTCCTTTTTTTCCTGCTGGACAGCTATTTTCTCAAACGGGACGGGACGCCGCGGCCCGCCATCCAGGGTGGCGAACCCATCCGCCTGGAGGGCCTGCATAACTTTCTTTTTCTAGGTGGGATTATGGCCCTGGTGCTCATGAGCGGCATGCTGGAACTTCCCGAAGTCTCCATTCTGGGAGTCCATATTCCGTTGCAGGACATCTACCGGAACCTGGGGATTATCCTCGTGCTGGTGCTGTCCTACAGGAGCACGCGGCAGGAGCTCCGGGATGCCAACGGCTTCACCTGGGCTCCCATCAAGGAAGTGGCCTACCTATTTGCGGGCATCTTCATCACTATTGTCCCGGTACTGGCCATGCTCAGAGCCGGCTCGGAAGGCGCCCTGGCCTTCATCATTAATAGTGTGGAACGGCCCTGGCACTATTTCTGGGTCACAGGGACACTCAGCAGCTTCCTGGATAACGCGCCCACCTACCTCACCTTTTTTAACACCGCCTTGGGCAAGCTGCATCTGACGGAAGGGGAGGTGGGCCGCTTTCTGGCAGGCAACGCCACGGAAGGCGAGCTGCTGACCAACCTCCAGGTGTTTGAGACCATGTTGGTCGCGATCTCTATCGGGGCCGTTTTCATGGGAGCCAATACGTACATCGGCAACGCCCCTAACTTCATGGTGCGCTCCATCGCCGAAGAGAACAAGATCCCCATGCCCAGCTTCTTCGGCTATATGGTCTGGTCGGTGCTCATACTGCTCCCCATATTTGTAATTGTCACCTTCGTATTCTTGAGGTAA